Proteins from a single region of Budorcas taxicolor isolate Tak-1 chromosome 11, Takin1.1, whole genome shotgun sequence:
- the MCFD2 gene encoding multiple coagulation factor deficiency protein 2, with translation MRSLRLLRIPFLCGLLWAFCAPGTRAEQPGASSSHHGSMGLDKNTVHDQEHIMEHLEGVINKPEAEMSPQELQLHYFKMHDYDGNNLLDGLELSTAITHVHKEEGSEQAPMNEDELINLIDGVLRDDDKNNDGYIDYAEFAKSLQ, from the exons ATGAGATCTCTGCGACTGCTCAGAATCCCCTTCCTGTGTGGCTTGCTCTGGGCCTTTTGTGCCCCAGGTACCAGGGCCGAGCAGCCCGGGGCCAGCTCCTCCCATCACGGCAGCATGGGCCTGGATAAGAACACAGTGCATGACCAAGA GCATATCATGGAGCATCTCGAAGGTGTCATCAACAAACCAGAGGCGGAGATGTCCCCACAAGAGCTGCAGCTCCATTATTTCAAAATGCATGATTATGACGGCAACAATCTGCTTGACGGCCTAGAACTCTCCACGGCCATCACTCATGTTCATAAGGAG GAGGGAAGTGAGCAGGCACCAATGAACGAAGATGAGCTGATCAACTTAATAGATGGTGTTTTGAGAGACGATGACAAGAACAATGATGGATACATCGACTATGCTGAATTTGCAAAATCCCTTCAGTAG